The genomic region ATCCTAAGGGCCCTCCTGAAGACCTCGGGCTTTTCAATCCCAGGCATACTGACCATTATTGGTAATGCGCCGACTGGGTCCACTATTGCAATTAGTTGTGTGGTCATTATCAATACGTCAATTGCAATACTCATTATCCAATGATGAGGCTTAAGCCCTTTAAAAGAGTTCACTATGAACGTTGCTATGAAATGCTTACATCCTAATTTTTCTAGCCTTAATTAGAAACTTTAATAAATGAATTTAGTAATAATTCATTGATATGGCATCTGGAATATCTAGGGTAAGGAGGGTTAGGAGAAGTATGGTAATCACCAAATTGCCATATGTAACGAAGATATACATAAACTACCAAGTCCTCATACCGGCCAGTTTAGTTAAGGCTCTCAATATTGAAAATGTTGCTTACGCAAACATAACCATTAAGTATAG from Vulcanisaeta distributa DSM 14429 harbors:
- a CDS encoding AbrB/MazE/SpoVT family DNA-binding domain-containing protein is translated as MASGISRVRRVRRSMVITKLPYVTKIYINYQVLIPASLVKALNIENVAYANITIKYRGLEIEIPQVRLLRTRNTASRQFTIPKEVREKYGISPLDEVEVLDIKPA